From a single Rhodospirillales bacterium genomic region:
- a CDS encoding type II toxin-antitoxin system VapC family toxin — protein sequence MIVIDASIAIKWFISEEHRPEARQILMLEEQLTAPDLIVTELANIAWKKSMREEIDAAQARLIIPAVHQYIPAMHRSLDLVERALDIALDLRHPIYDCIYLACAERVGGTLITADRRLTRSLENTAYAPLVRFVADVEIPPDLQP from the coding sequence GTGATCGTCATCGACGCCAGCATCGCCATCAAATGGTTCATCAGCGAGGAACACCGCCCGGAGGCACGACAGATCCTGATGTTGGAAGAGCAACTCACAGCGCCGGACCTGATCGTGACGGAACTCGCCAACATCGCGTGGAAGAAATCGATGCGAGAAGAGATCGATGCCGCACAGGCTCGGCTCATCATCCCCGCCGTCCACCAATACATACCAGCGATGCACCGCTCGCTTGACCTGGTGGAGCGAGCGCTGGACATCGCCCTGGATCTCCGGCATCCGATCTACGACTGCATCTATCTGGCGTGCGCCGAACGGGTCGGCGGGACGCTCATCACCGCCGACCGGCGCCTCACCAGGAGCCTCGAGAACACCGCCTATGCCCCCCTCGTCCGTTTCGTCGCCGACGTGGAGATACCGCCGGACCTGCAGCCTTGA